A window of the Candidatus Cloacimonadota bacterium genome harbors these coding sequences:
- the rplX gene encoding 50S ribosomal protein L24, producing the protein MMPDKLKLKKGDYVIVISGNYKGRKGRVLKAYPKTNRVIVEKVHMIKKHTKPSQNNPRGGIISKEAPINASNVMLFNEKLNTVSKPVIQIREGHRVRVCKKSGDEL; encoded by the coding sequence ATGATGCCAGACAAACTCAAACTCAAGAAAGGTGACTACGTGATCGTGATCAGCGGCAACTACAAAGGCCGCAAAGGCCGCGTGCTGAAAGCTTATCCCAAGACCAACCGGGTCATCGTGGAAAAAGTGCACATGATCAAAAAACACACCAAGCCCTCCCAGAACAACCCCCGGGGCGGCATCATTTCCAAGGAGGCGCCCATCAACGCTTCCAACGTGATGCTCTTTAACGAAAAGCTGAACACGGTTTCCAAGCCAGTGATCCAAATCAGGGAAGGACACCGCGTCCGCGTGTGCAAAAAATCCGGTGACGAGCTGTAG
- the rpmC gene encoding 50S ribosomal protein L29: MKIDDIREMSVTDLHEKLEELRVELFNLRFQKSKNLLDRTDRLRIVRRNIARINTVLNAKEER, encoded by the coding sequence ATGAAGATCGATGATATCCGCGAAATGTCGGTGACAGACCTTCACGAAAAGCTCGAGGAACTGCGTGTGGAGCTTTTCAACCTGCGCTTCCAGAAATCCAAGAACCTGCTGGACCGGACAGACCGCCTGCGCATCGTGAGAAGAAACATTGCCCGCATCAATACAGTACTCAATGCAAAGGAAGAGAGGTGA
- the rpsQ gene encoding 30S ribosomal protein S17 yields MADTRKVIKQGVVVSDKNDKTIVVRVLRQYIHPLYKKTVRRHKKFMAHDENNEAHEGDIVQIVEHRPMSARKRWALHKIVERSK; encoded by the coding sequence GTGGCTGATACCCGTAAAGTGATCAAACAGGGTGTGGTGGTGAGCGACAAGAACGACAAAACCATCGTCGTCCGAGTTCTCCGCCAGTACATCCACCCGCTGTATAAAAAGACCGTGCGCCGGCATAAAAAGTTCATGGCCCACGACGAGAACAACGAAGCTCATGAAGGCGACATAGTGCAAATCGTGGAACACCGCCCCATGAGCGCACGCAAACGCTGGGCCCTGCACAAGATCGTAGAGCGCAGCAAATAA
- the rplN gene encoding 50S ribosomal protein L14, translating to MIQAQTMLNIADNSGAKKAMCIKVLGGTRRKYASVGDVIVVAIKSATPGGKVKKGSVERAVIVRTAKEIGRSDGSYIRFADNAAVIIDEKLDPKGTRIFGPVARELREQAYMKIVSLAPEVL from the coding sequence ATGATTCAAGCCCAAACAATGTTGAATATCGCCGATAACTCCGGTGCCAAAAAAGCCATGTGCATCAAAGTGCTTGGCGGCACCAGACGTAAATACGCCAGCGTTGGCGACGTCATAGTTGTTGCGATCAAATCTGCCACCCCGGGTGGCAAAGTTAAAAAAGGCAGCGTGGAACGTGCCGTGATAGTTCGCACCGCGAAAGAGATCGGGCGTTCGGACGGATCATACATCCGTTTTGCCGACAACGCCGCCGTTATTATCGATGAAAAGCTCGATCCCAAGGGAACCCGCATCTTCGGCCCGGTGGCCCGCGAACTGCGCGAGCAGGCCTACATGAAGATAGTCTCCCTGGCCCCGGAAGTGTTGTAG
- the rplE gene encoding 50S ribosomal protein L5 codes for MNRIKEQYRKTVVPALQKRFAYKNPHQVPRLDKIVVSMGVGDATQNKALLDNAVKDLEQITGRKVIITKARKSISNFKLRQGMPIGCKVTLRDEIMYEFFDRLVAIVIPRMRDFRGIPTDSFDGRGNFSLGIKEQTVFPEIEYDKIDAVRGMNINIVTTAHTDDEARELLRELGMPFQRSE; via the coding sequence ATGAACAGAATCAAAGAACAGTATCGTAAAACAGTGGTTCCGGCTCTGCAAAAACGCTTTGCCTACAAGAATCCCCATCAGGTGCCGCGTCTGGACAAGATCGTGGTGAGCATGGGAGTTGGCGACGCCACCCAGAACAAAGCCTTGCTGGATAACGCAGTGAAGGACCTGGAACAGATCACCGGACGCAAGGTGATCATCACCAAGGCCCGCAAGTCCATTTCCAACTTCAAATTGCGCCAAGGCATGCCCATCGGCTGCAAAGTCACTCTGCGTGACGAGATCATGTATGAGTTCTTCGATCGGCTGGTGGCCATAGTAATCCCCCGCATGCGCGATTTCCGCGGAATCCCGACCGATTCGTTCGATGGCAGAGGGAATTTCTCCCTCGGCATCAAGGAACAGACCGTGTTCCCCGAGATCGAATATGACAAGATCGACGCTGTGCGCGGCATGAACATCAACATTGTAACCACCGCGCATACCGATGACGAAGCCCGCGAACTGCTGCGGGAGCTTGGAATGCCCTTCCAGCGCAGTGAATAA
- a CDS encoding type Z 30S ribosomal protein S14 — MAKKSLILKQQRTPKFKVRKYNRCKICGRPRAYMRDFGMCRLCFRKYASQGQIPGITRSSW, encoded by the coding sequence ATGGCCAAGAAATCACTGATCCTGAAACAACAAAGAACACCCAAATTCAAAGTTAGAAAATACAACCGCTGCAAGATCTGCGGACGCCCCAGGGCCTACATGCGCGATTTCGGCATGTGCCGCCTGTGTTTCCGCAAATACGCGTCCCAGGGCCAAATCCCCGGGATCACCCGATCCAGCTGGTGA